In a genomic window of Lycium ferocissimum isolate CSIRO_LF1 chromosome 9, AGI_CSIRO_Lferr_CH_V1, whole genome shotgun sequence:
- the LOC132029838 gene encoding BURP domain protein RD22-like, with protein sequence MELKFFHILTYLSLALVASYAALPASTGETYWNTKLPNTPMPKAIKESLQPSGLTEDKSTSVGVGKGGVDVNTPGHHGADVNVGHKGGVNVNTHHGTHVGVRKGGVGVYTPGHHGHPPVSVGVKPGPNPFVYNYAAKDDQLHDNPNVALFFLEKDLHQGSNMKLQFVKTTNGAAFLPRQAANSIPFSSNKMPEILNHFSVSPDSEEAQVMKQTVQECEEPGIKGEEKYCATSLESMVDFSTSKLGNKVKPLSTETEKQTPMQKYTILGAKKMGNNKNGKSNAVVCHKQNYAYAVFYCHQTETTESYSVSLVGADGTKAKAVAVCHKDTSAWNPKHLAFKVLKVTPGSVPVCHFLPEDHIVWVPKS encoded by the exons ATGGAGTTGAAGTTCTTTCACATTCTCACATACCTTTCA TTGGCACTAGTAGCAAGTTATGCAGCTCTTCCAGCATCGACGGGTGAAACATATTGGAATACTAAGCTGCCTAATACTCCCATGCCTAAGGCAATCAAAGAATCTCTGCAGCCTTCTG GATTGACAGAGGACAAAAGCACTTCCGTAGGAGTGGGCAAAGGTGGAGTGGACGTCAACACCCCCGGCCACCACGGCGCCGACGTCAACGTGGGCCACAAAGGCGGTGTCAACGTAAACACCCACCACGGGACCCACGTTGGTGTCCGCAAAGGAGGTGTTGGCGTCTACACCCCTGGCCACCACGGACACCCACCGGTATCCGTCGGTGTCAAGCCTGGACCAAATCCGTTCGTTTATAATTACGCTGCTAAAGATGATCAgcttcatgataaccctaacgTGGCATTGTTTTTCCTTGAGAAAGACTTGCACCAAGGGAGTAACATGAAATTGCAGTTTGTGAAAACTACAAACGGTGCCGCTTTCTTGCCTCGACAAGCTGCAAATTCTATTCCCTTTAGCTCAAACAAGATGCCGGAAATTCTTAACCATTTTTCTGTTAGCCCCGACTCTGAAGAGGCTCAGGTCATGAAGCAAACTGTCCAAGAATGTGAAGAGCCAG GTATTAAAGGAGAAGAGAAGTACTGTGCAACTTCATTGGAATCCATGGTTGATTTCAGCACATCAAAGTTAGGAAACAAAGTGAAACCATTGTCAACAGAGACAGAGAAACAAACCCCAATGCAGAAATACACTATCCTAGGAGCCAAGAAGATGGGAAACAATAAAAATGGGAAATCTAATGCTGTAGTTTGCCACAAACAAAACTATGCATATGCAGTATTCTACTGTCACCAAACAGAGACAACAGAGTCATACTCAGTTTCATTGGTGGGTGCTGATGGAACAAAGGCTAAAGCAGTGGCTGTTTGCCATAAGGACACGTCAGCATGGAACCCTAAACATTTGGCTTTCAAAGTGCTTAAGGTTACACCTGGATCTGTTCCTGTTTGCCATTTCCTTCCTGAAGATCACATTGTCTGGGttcccaaaagctag